In a single window of the Helicobacter sp. MIT 99-5507 genome:
- a CDS encoding cupin domain-containing protein, whose translation MASETQFIDRAGILGSFKGDSKIFSGEVKVNMMFKDNSWRNFGGGLVEFSKNARSAWHTHPAGQTLIVTDGEILTSTESGESFIAKKGDVISCPPNIKHFHGATSKSSGAHIALTGTKDSKNVTWLELVSDEEYKNALQKASDK comes from the coding sequence ATGGCGAGTGAAACACAATTCATTGATAGGGCAGGGATCTTAGGAAGCTTTAAAGGGGATTCTAAAATATTTAGTGGTGAAGTCAAGGTAAATATGATGTTTAAGGATAATTCATGGCGTAACTTTGGCGGAGGCTTAGTTGAGTTTAGTAAAAATGCTAGAAGTGCGTGGCATACACATCCAGCAGGACAGACTTTGATAGTAACAGATGGTGAAATTTTAACAAGCACAGAATCTGGTGAAAGCTTTATTGCTAAAAAAGGTGATGTGATTTCTTGCCCACCAAATATCAAGCATTTTCATGGTGCGACAAGTAAATCTAGCGGTGCTCACATCGCACTTACAGGCACAAAAGATTCTAAAAATGTAACTTGGCTTGAACTTGTAAGTGATGAGGAATATAAAAATGCACTACAAAAGGCAAGTGATAAATAA
- a CDS encoding L-serine ammonia-lyase: MSNLSIFKIGIGPSSSHTLGPILAANLFCDMIESKLDSINRIAVRLFGSLSLTGKGHLSDNAAIWGLNGLKAKDATHEIQAQILNNALNNKHILLCGKKDIAFNYESDLIFDSSFLPLHPNAISFEAYNTQNNIIASETYYSIGGGFVKTQSQMQAIDSISDTKQKININNAKDLMEITKKTKQNLAKIALNYELQFNNLDYIRNYCLEIWQVMQDSYMQGCHPKEENLPGPLHLHRRAKGMFERMHPTTDPFGIIDYISLYAIAIAEQNAGGGRVVTAPTNGACAVIPAVMLYLKNHTVGFNDDAIIDFLLCAMLIGSLYKKNASISGAEAGCQAEIGSASSMAAGAMACVLGGNVAQCCNAAEIAMEHHLGLTCDPAFGLVQIPCIERNAFGAIKAISAARLALNRKSTPSVSLDAVIETMFQTGKDMNEKYKETALGGLAKTLSNSVC, encoded by the coding sequence ATGAGTAATCTTAGCATTTTTAAAATTGGAATTGGACCTAGCTCTTCACATACATTAGGACCAATACTAGCGGCTAATTTGTTCTGTGATATGATAGAATCTAAGCTAGATTCTATCAATCGCATAGCTGTTAGATTATTTGGCTCACTTAGCCTAACAGGCAAGGGGCATTTAAGCGATAATGCCGCAATTTGGGGGCTAAATGGACTAAAAGCAAAAGATGCAACTCATGAAATCCAAGCGCAGATTCTAAATAATGCACTTAACAATAAACATATATTATTATGCGGAAAAAAGGATATTGCATTTAACTATGAAAGTGATTTAATCTTTGATTCTAGCTTCCTGCCGCTGCATCCAAATGCTATTTCTTTTGAGGCTTATAATACACAAAATAATATCATTGCAAGCGAGACATATTATTCAATCGGCGGCGGTTTTGTTAAAACACAATCTCAAATGCAAGCAATAGATTCTATATCTGATACAAAGCAAAAAATTAATATCAACAACGCAAAAGATTTAATGGAGATTACGAAAAAAACAAAACAGAATCTAGCAAAAATCGCCCTTAATTATGAGCTACAATTTAACAATCTTGATTATATCCGCAATTATTGCCTTGAAATTTGGCAAGTTATGCAGGATTCTTATATGCAAGGCTGTCACCCAAAAGAAGAGAATCTGCCCGGACCGCTGCATTTGCACCGCCGCGCTAAGGGTATGTTTGAGCGTATGCACCCGACGACCGACCCATTTGGAATCATCGATTATATCAGCCTTTATGCCATCGCCATTGCCGAGCAGAACGCGGGCGGCGGGCGTGTGGTTACCGCTCCAACAAATGGCGCATGTGCTGTAATCCCTGCTGTTATGCTGTATCTTAAGAATCACACGGTGGGCTTTAATGACGATGCAATCATAGATTTCTTGCTCTGTGCGATGTTAATCGGCTCGCTTTATAAGAAAAACGCGAGCATTAGCGGCGCAGAGGCGGGCTGTCAAGCAGAGATTGGCTCGGCTAGCTCTATGGCGGCGGGTGCTATGGCTTGTGTGTTAGGTGGCAATGTCGCGCAATGTTGCAACGCCGCTGAAATCGCTATGGAGCATCATTTGGGGCTAACATGCGACCCTGCCTTTGGGCTTGTGCAGATTCCGTGCATTGAACGCAACGCATTTGGTGCGATTAAGGCAATTAGCGCGGCACGCCTTGCGCTAAACCGCAAAAGCACGCCAAGCGTGAGCCTTGATGCCGTGATTGAGACGATGTTTCAAACAGGCAAGGATATGAATGAGAAATACAAAGAAACCGCACTAGGCGGGCTTGCAAAGACGTTAAGCAATAGTGTGTGCTAA
- the thyX gene encoding FAD-dependent thymidylate synthase, producing MKITLLNHTPLSVCSHAIRTCWQSFDKGDNGGSIDRALIDRVGNKNKHKSTLEHIYYTFYIQGISRALLQELARHRIASYSVKSTRYTLKELKAESSFLPVEENEQKASKYLVLTNDKNVDSASIKALENLRLILLENTSLDIAKYCLPESYKTELTWSINARSLQNFLELRSSKSALWEIRELANKIYEILPDEHKYIFKDCVAN from the coding sequence ATGAAAATTACACTTCTAAATCATACACCACTAAGCGTATGTTCTCATGCAATTAGAACTTGTTGGCAAAGCTTTGATAAAGGTGATAATGGTGGTAGTATAGACAGAGCCTTAATAGATAGAGTTGGTAATAAAAATAAACATAAATCCACGCTAGAACATATATATTATACATTTTACATTCAAGGTATTAGTAGGGCTTTGTTGCAAGAATTAGCTAGACATAGGATTGCTTCTTATAGTGTAAAATCTACAAGATACACACTAAAAGAACTAAAAGCAGAATCTAGTTTTTTACCAGTAGAAGAAAATGAGCAAAAAGCTAGTAAATATTTGGTATTAACAAATGATAAAAATGTAGATAGTGCAAGCATAAAAGCACTAGAAAATCTAAGATTAATATTGCTTGAAAATACAAGTTTAGATATCGCAAAATATTGCTTGCCAGAGAGTTATAAGACTGAACTTACCTGGAGTATAAATGCAAGAAGTCTGCAAAATTTCTTAGAATTACGAAGTAGTAAAAGTGCATTGTGGGAGATTAGAGAGCTAGCAAATAAAATCTATGAGATTCTACCAGATGAACATAAATATATTTTTAAAGATTGTGTAGCAAATTAA
- the uvrC gene encoding excinuclease ABC subunit UvrC, translating into MMNLLTSIKNLPKDSGIYEYFDEFDRILYIGKAKNLKKRVSSYFNLSDNKVKPSSKLSPRIYNMVQKIKYIKTIIVNNEQDALILENSLIKQLKPKYNILLRDDKTYPYILIDNSSSFPRLEVVRKVVKNKDHLYFGPYASGIKDITDSIYEILPLVQKKSCLKEKKACLFYQINRCYAPCEGKISQDEYKKIIKKAIDLLKNPNKLIKMLNTKMLSLASNLRFEEANILKFRIKKISQFSNFSTIDLAKLYNFDIFAIYSNNNKKSVLIKLFMRDGKITSSDYYFINHNDNDINLSYLYSQALINHYKNNIALNLDSILLPIDLEDKDEILSFIQSDKKINITKPKNKEQQNLIDLALNNAKNIIESNSDDKLLESIQTLLRLQNIPYRIEVFDTSHHSGDSIVGGMIVWQAGRELEFIKDSYRRYNLTGIDEYSQMQELLSRRAKDFSTTPPPDLWLIDGGKGQINIAKSVLDSSGANVDIVAIAKEKVDSKAYRSKGGANDILRTNELTIKLNKNDDRLLFLQRLRDEVHRYAITFHRQKKAKNMLDSTFSKAQIKKLLNHFGSFENINNASSDIIKEILKKKY; encoded by the coding sequence ATAATGAATCTTCTAACTAGCATAAAAAATCTCCCAAAAGATAGCGGAATTTATGAATATTTTGATGAGTTTGATAGAATCCTATACATAGGAAAAGCAAAAAACCTAAAAAAACGCGTAAGCAGCTATTTTAACCTTAGTGACAACAAAGTCAAACCAAGCTCAAAGCTAAGCCCTAGAATCTACAATATGGTGCAAAAAATAAAATATATAAAAACTATTATAGTAAATAATGAACAAGACGCACTGATCTTAGAAAATTCCCTTATAAAGCAGCTAAAACCAAAGTATAATATCTTACTTCGTGATGATAAGACTTATCCATATATTTTGATTGACAATAGCTCATCCTTTCCAAGACTAGAAGTTGTAAGAAAAGTAGTAAAAAATAAAGATCATTTATATTTTGGACCTTATGCAAGTGGTATAAAAGATATTACAGATAGTATTTATGAGATTCTGCCACTTGTGCAAAAAAAAAGTTGCCTAAAAGAAAAAAAGGCTTGTCTATTTTATCAAATAAATAGATGCTATGCACCATGTGAAGGCAAAATCTCACAAGATGAATATAAAAAAATCATCAAAAAAGCAATAGATTTACTAAAAAATCCAAATAAGCTAATAAAAATGCTAAATACAAAAATGCTCTCTTTGGCTTCTAATTTACGATTTGAAGAAGCAAATATATTAAAATTTAGGATAAAAAAGATAAGCCAATTTTCTAATTTTAGCACTATTGACTTAGCAAAATTATACAACTTTGATATATTTGCGATATATAGTAACAATAATAAAAAAAGCGTGCTTATTAAGCTATTTATGCGAGATGGTAAAATCACTTCAAGTGATTATTATTTCATTAATCACAATGACAATGATATTAATTTATCTTATTTATATTCACAAGCCCTAATTAATCATTACAAAAACAATATAGCATTAAATCTAGATTCTATACTACTGCCAATAGATTTAGAAGATAAAGATGAGATATTATCTTTTATCCAAAGTGATAAAAAAATCAATATTACAAAACCAAAAAACAAAGAGCAACAAAATCTAATAGATTTAGCACTAAATAATGCAAAAAATATCATAGAAAGCAATAGCGATGATAAGCTATTAGAATCTATCCAAACTTTACTAAGATTGCAAAATATACCATATAGGATAGAAGTATTTGATACAAGTCATCATAGTGGAGATTCTATCGTAGGTGGTATGATAGTATGGCAAGCTGGGAGGGAACTTGAATTTATAAAAGATAGTTATAGAAGATATAATTTAACAGGGATTGATGAATACTCTCAAATGCAAGAGTTATTAAGTAGGAGAGCAAAAGATTTTTCTACCACTCCACCTCCTGATTTATGGCTAATAGATGGTGGAAAAGGGCAAATAAATATAGCTAAAAGTGTATTAGATTCTAGTGGGGCAAATGTAGATATAGTAGCCATAGCAAAAGAAAAAGTAGATTCTAAAGCATATCGTTCTAAAGGTGGGGCAAATGATATACTCCGCACAAATGAACTTACAATAAAGTTAAATAAAAATGATGATAGATTACTATTTTTACAAAGGCTAAGAGATGAAGTCCATAGATATGCTATCACATTTCATCGTCAAAAAAAGGCAAAAAATATGCTAGATTCTACATTTTCAAAAGCACAAATAAAAAAGCTATTAAACCACTTTGGCTCATTTGAAAATATCAATAATGCTAGTAGCGATATAATAAAAGAAATATTAAAAAAGAAATATTAA
- a CDS encoding DNA alkylation repair protein codes for MQKFDLDSKQKLLEFLKAQASKKYKDFHTKLTPNNREILGVNVPCLCSIAKELKKQGQDKAFLEFYLKNNNEILYAEIEMLLSIVLSAHEINNKQEFCEFIKLTRLLIKNLRSWVSCDIFTPKVGQEFCEEYFNFFC; via the coding sequence ATGCAAAAGTTTGATTTAGATTCTAAACAAAAATTGCTAGAATTTTTAAAAGCACAGGCAAGCAAAAAGTATAAAGATTTTCATACAAAGCTTACGCCAAACAATCGTGAGATTTTGGGTGTGAATGTGCCTTGTTTGTGCTCCATTGCAAAGGAGTTAAAAAAGCAAGGGCAAGATAAGGCATTTTTGGAATTTTATTTAAAAAACAATAATGAGATTCTATATGCAGAAATCGAAATGCTGCTTAGCATTGTTTTAAGCGCACATGAGATAAACAATAAACAAGAATTTTGCGAGTTTATAAAACTAACTAGGCTTTTAATCAAGAATCTAAGAAGCTGGGTGAGTTGTGATATATTTACACCAAAGGTTGGGCAAGAATTTTGCGAGGAATATTTTAATTTTTTTTGCTAG
- a CDS encoding FkbM family methyltransferase produces MIASLHCFEPSIPTFELLLQRFKNTDENIILNNFALGAQEQDATLYYDKQGSSLASLRRLDHFNISFEQSQKVHINTLDTYCKMHNIEHIHLLKLDVEGHELDVLNGALELFAKNAIDIVTFEFGGCNIDTKTYFQDFWYFFKDKNMSIYRILPNSKLYKIPEYREFYEQFVTTNYVATKDNLRL; encoded by the coding sequence GTGATAGCAAGTCTGCATTGTTTTGAGCCTTCTATTCCTACTTTTGAACTCCTTTTACAGCGATTTAAAAACACTGATGAAAACATAATTCTTAATAATTTTGCGCTGGGCGCACAAGAACAAGATGCCACACTTTATTATGACAAGCAAGGGTCGAGCTTGGCTTCGCTTAGGCGATTAGATCATTTTAATATTAGTTTTGAACAAAGCCAAAAGGTGCATATAAACACACTTGATACTTATTGCAAAATGCACAATATAGAGCATATTCATTTATTGAAGCTTGATGTCGAAGGACACGAACTAGATGTTTTAAATGGCGCGCTAGAATTATTTGCAAAAAATGCCATTGATATTGTGACATTTGAATTTGGTGGGTGCAATATTGATACAAAAACCTATTTTCAGGATTTTTGGTATTTTTTCAAGGATAAAAATATGTCAATTTATAGAATCTTACCAAATAGCAAGCTCTACAAAATACCAGAATACAGGGAATTTTACGAACAATTTGTTACGACAAATTATGTTGCGACGAAAGACAACCTTAGACTTTAA
- a CDS encoding aromatic amino acid transport family protein, which produces MPKWTSFDTRWMVSLFGTAVGAGILFLPIKAGTGGILPVIIMTVLIFPMVWLSHRALSRFVLEAKNSEHDITQVAEEYWGRNVSLAITILYFFAIYPICLAYGVGITNTVDSFLVNQFDIHCERATLAFILVSALMAVMFLKEEWITWACNILVYPLCLVLFVFSIYLIPYWNLESLGNIPQADEFLIIVWLTLPVLVFAFNHSPAISTFSISVRREYEQDASKKSNQILFWTAVMLLVFVMFFVFSCILSLAPQDFEEARSQNIPILSYFANKVDNPIISYGAPLVAFLAIGSSFFGHYFGAYEGLNGIIRKGVKTAGMTPNISYIKIFSTIFMYVTIIIVAYLNPSVLDFIESLGGPIIAMILFVMPIFAIWTVAKLKKYRNSSLDGFVLITGILTIISVVYKMVG; this is translated from the coding sequence ATGCCTAAATGGACAAGCTTTGATACCCGCTGGATGGTGTCATTGTTCGGGACAGCCGTTGGAGCGGGGATTTTATTCCTGCCGATTAAGGCTGGGACAGGCGGAATCTTACCCGTTATTATTATGACCGTTTTGATTTTTCCGATGGTGTGGCTATCTCATCGCGCACTTAGCCGATTTGTGTTGGAAGCAAAAAACAGCGAACACGATATTACGCAGGTTGCGGAGGAATATTGGGGGCGCAATGTTAGCCTTGCAATTACGATTCTATATTTCTTTGCGATTTATCCAATTTGCTTGGCTTATGGCGTTGGAATCACAAATACTGTTGATAGTTTTCTTGTAAATCAATTTGATATTCATTGTGAACGAGCGACTTTGGCTTTTATCCTTGTTTCTGCATTAATGGCGGTGATGTTTTTAAAAGAAGAATGGATTACATGGGCTTGCAATATTTTAGTTTATCCATTATGTCTTGTTTTATTTGTATTTTCGATTTATCTTATTCCATATTGGAATCTAGAATCATTAGGAAATATCCCGCAGGCTGATGAATTTTTAATTATCGTATGGCTAACTTTGCCCGTGCTTGTATTTGCGTTTAACCACTCTCCTGCTATTTCGACTTTTAGCATAAGCGTTCGGCGAGAATATGAACAAGATGCGTCTAAAAAGAGCAATCAGATTCTATTCTGGACGGCGGTTATGTTACTTGTTTTTGTAATGTTTTTTGTATTTTCATGTATTTTATCACTAGCTCCGCAGGATTTTGAGGAAGCAAGGTCGCAAAATATCCCGATTCTTTCATATTTTGCTAACAAAGTTGATAATCCAATTATATCTTATGGTGCGCCACTTGTTGCATTTTTAGCAATTGGCTCATCATTCTTTGGGCATTATTTTGGGGCTTATGAGGGCTTAAATGGAATTATCCGCAAAGGTGTAAAAACAGCTGGAATGACTCCTAATATTTCATATATCAAAATATTTAGCACAATTTTTATGTATGTTACAATTATTATTGTTGCGTATTTAAACCCAAGCGTACTAGATTTTATAGAATCACTAGGTGGACCTATTATTGCTATGATTTTATTTGTTATGCCTATTTTTGCTATTTGGACGGTTGCAAAACTTAAAAAATATCGCAACAGCAGCCTTGATGGATTTGTTTTAATTACTGGGATTCTAACAATTATTAGCGTTGTTTATAAGATGGTGGGGTAG
- a CDS encoding GIY-YIG nuclease family protein, translating into MKQAYIYILFNKPNGTLYVGVTSNLVKRIYEHKNKVADGFTKKYGVDKLGYYEIFDDIENAILREKQLKGGSRAKKLELITNSNPKWRDLYEDLV; encoded by the coding sequence ATGAAGCAAGCCTATATCTACATACTTTTTAATAAACCAAATGGCACGCTTTATGTAGGTGTTACAAGCAATTTAGTTAAAAGGATATATGAGCATAAAAATAAGGTTGCAGATGGATTTACTAAAAAATATGGTGTGGATAAGTTGGGATATTATGAAATTTTTGATGATATAGAAAATGCGATTTTGCGAGAAAAACAGCTTAAAGGTGGAAGTAGAGCAAAGAAATTGGAGCTTATTACAAATTCAAATCCTAAGTGGAGGGATTTATATGAGGATTTGGTATGA
- a CDS encoding class I SAM-dependent DNA methyltransferase — MQENAIVTKVWNFATILRDDGVTYTDYVAQISYLLFLKMEDEKEEVGETSQIPSKFRWKELNALDGEELLEAYNNALNTLSKQGGVMGLIYNGAQNKIKEPNKLKKLFTLIDSETWMGLNVDVKGAIYEGLLAKNATETKAGAGQYFTPRVLIDSIVRLMRPQIGMQICDPACGTGGFLLSAFEYMKKQKPNKDELEKLKTQSLAGKDVTQLVASLCAMNMYLHGIYKPDIQIGDSLAKRGEKRFDMVLTNPPFGKKSATKVLSSDGKVKNQKEEYSRDDFFASTSNKQINFLQHIMSILNIGGKAAVVLPDNVLFEGGAGEKVRKKLLNDFSLHTILRLPTGIFYAQGVKANVVFFDKVKPKDKDAKVWVYDLRTNMNLSLVTNTLSSEHLKEFEECFCAIDFKKRKERERFKSFSISEILERDKSNLDIFWLKDENLQDLEALESPQVLCEQVKHNLELALSEVEGIL; from the coding sequence ATGCAAGAAAATGCAATCGTTACAAAAGTGTGGAATTTTGCGACTATTTTGCGTGATGATGGGGTTACTTATACAGATTATGTGGCACAGATTAGCTATTTGCTCTTTTTAAAAATGGAAGATGAAAAAGAAGAGGTGGGCGAGACTTCGCAGATTCCAAGCAAGTTTCGCTGGAAAGAGCTCAATGCCCTTGATGGTGAGGAGCTTTTGGAAGCTTATAACAACGCGCTTAACACCCTTTCAAAGCAAGGTGGCGTAATGGGACTAATCTATAATGGCGCACAAAATAAAATAAAAGAACCAAATAAACTTAAAAAGCTTTTTACGCTCATTGATAGTGAAACTTGGATGGGGCTAAATGTCGATGTAAAAGGTGCGATTTATGAGGGCTTGCTAGCAAAAAATGCGACTGAAACAAAGGCTGGAGCGGGGCAGTATTTTACGCCTAGGGTGCTGATTGATAGTATAGTAAGGCTTATGCGACCACAAATTGGCATGCAAATTTGCGACCCTGCGTGCGGGACGGGTGGCTTTTTGCTTAGTGCATTTGAGTATATGAAAAAGCAAAAACCAAATAAAGATGAGCTAGAAAAGCTAAAGACGCAAAGCCTTGCAGGTAAAGATGTAACGCAACTTGTGGCGAGTTTATGTGCGATGAATATGTATTTGCATGGGATTTATAAACCTGATATACAAATCGGAGATTCTCTTGCTAAAAGGGGCGAGAAGCGTTTTGATATGGTGCTAACTAATCCGCCCTTTGGTAAAAAGTCCGCTACAAAAGTGCTTAGCAGCGATGGCAAGGTGAAAAATCAAAAAGAAGAATATAGTCGAGATGATTTTTTTGCAAGCACTTCAAATAAGCAAATAAATTTTTTACAACATATAATGAGTATTTTAAATATCGGCGGAAAGGCGGCTGTAGTGCTTCCTGATAATGTGCTTTTTGAGGGCGGGGCTGGTGAAAAGGTGAGAAAAAAGCTCTTAAATGATTTTAGCTTGCATACGATTTTACGCCTACCAACTGGGATTTTTTACGCACAAGGTGTAAAGGCGAATGTGGTGTTTTTTGATAAAGTAAAGCCAAAAGATAAGGACGCAAAAGTATGGGTGTATGACTTACGCACAAATATGAATTTAAGCCTAGTTACAAATACTTTAAGTAGCGAGCATTTAAAGGAATTTGAGGAATGTTTTTGTGCTATAGATTTTAAAAAACGCAAAGAAAGAGAAAGATTTAAAAGCTTTAGTATAAGTGAGATTTTAGAGCGAGATAAGAGTAATTTAGATATTTTTTGGCTAAAAGATGAGAATTTACAAGACTTAGAAGCACTTGAAAGCCCACAAGTCTTATGCGAACAAGTAAAACATAACCTAGAGCTTGCATTAAGCGAAGTTGAGGGGATTTTGTAA
- a CDS encoding FtsW/RodA/SpoVE family cell cycle protein produces the protein MQNFDRIQNSKILNTFSLIEDSKKLADKILFYYSVCLLSFSTILSYSLSTYAIDFYGYGEFHFFVRQLFAVVIGILLMWLFSQVEPSKLIYKFGFFILFFSVFLIIIMQFLPDSFASSAGGAKRWIRLPGFSLAPSEFFKIGFIVFLAWSFSRKFVGVERDSVFSELLVLLPYIFVFGFIVFFIAVMQNDLGQVVLMAIILGIMLLFAGGSFKLVGILFLTSLALAIVAIITSEHRIIRVKTWWGSIQDLVLSIFPENLAQSMRIENTPEPYQVFYSISAMNNGGIFGSGIGDGIIKLGFLSEVHTDVVLAGLVEEGGIVGLFICLLFFAVILYRILKIANRTKDNVYSLFCIGVTIMLGFSFLINAFGITGIIPIKGIAVPFLSYGGSAIIATCIAIGMVLSISKTIK, from the coding sequence ATGCAAAATTTTGATAGAATCCAAAATTCTAAGATTCTAAATACTTTTTCTTTGATTGAGGATTCTAAAAAATTGGCTGATAAGATACTATTTTATTATTCTGTTTGCTTGCTATCTTTTAGCACGATTCTATCATATTCGCTAAGCACCTATGCAATAGACTTTTATGGATATGGAGAGTTTCACTTTTTTGTTAGACAATTATTTGCAGTTGTGATTGGAATTTTGCTTATGTGGCTATTTTCACAAGTAGAACCTTCAAAGCTTATTTATAAATTTGGATTTTTTATACTATTTTTTTCTGTATTTTTGATAATTATTATGCAGTTTTTACCAGATAGCTTTGCAAGCAGTGCTGGTGGTGCAAAAAGATGGATTAGATTGCCCGGATTTTCACTTGCACCATCTGAATTTTTCAAAATTGGATTTATAGTATTTTTGGCTTGGAGTTTTTCTAGAAAATTTGTAGGAGTGGAAAGAGATAGTGTATTTTCCGAGCTATTAGTTTTATTGCCATATATTTTTGTATTTGGATTTATTGTGTTTTTTATTGCTGTTATGCAAAATGACTTAGGGCAAGTAGTATTAATGGCAATTATACTTGGTATTATGCTACTTTTTGCTGGTGGGAGCTTTAAGCTTGTAGGAATATTATTTCTAACTTCACTAGCACTTGCTATAGTAGCCATCATTACAAGTGAACATAGAATAATAAGAGTAAAAACTTGGTGGGGAAGTATCCAAGATTTAGTCCTATCAATATTTCCTGAAAATCTAGCACAAAGCATGAGGATAGAAAATACACCAGAACCATATCAGGTATTTTATTCAATTTCTGCAATGAATAATGGCGGAATCTTTGGAAGTGGTATTGGCGATGGTATCATAAAACTTGGATTTTTAAGTGAAGTCCATACCGATGTAGTTTTGGCTGGATTGGTAGAAGAAGGCGGAATAGTTGGGCTTTTTATTTGTTTGCTATTTTTTGCAGTGATTTTATATAGAATCTTAAAAATTGCAAATAGAACAAAAGATAATGTATATTCATTATTTTGTATAGGCGTAACAATTATGCTTGGCTTTTCATTTTTGATAAATGCTTTTGGAATCACTGGAATCATACCTATAAAAGGTATTGCTGTGCCATTTTTAAGTTATGGTGGTAGTGCAATAATTGCTACTTGTATTGCTATAGGTATGGTGCTATCCATTAGTAAGACTATAAAATAA